The Candidatus Dependentiae bacterium genome includes a window with the following:
- a CDS encoding MATE family efflux transporter, giving the protein MSKIQEASPKKKLLKSYYDGIVDTENGGETYGTILKYFIPEFITSLLLYAIIPLIDARWIAGLKSTSLYATVGVTNTLIHFIVKAAEGFSVGTVIVAGQYNGLSEYKEVGRSLSAAFWVTAIFGTLISAGLYAGAYWIYWLYGVPEKMIMLGIPFLRTRAIGIFFMFMFFAFIGFLRGIKKPRIPMQIFIVGAITFLFFDYVLINGVWGFPALGLQGSAIASVIQYGVMLLLAITYVVVNPDNRKYGISIMKDITNHERMIDIIKLSWPVVLDKTLFAAAYIWLGFLINPMGKYAIASYSVIKDLERLAIQPAAAFAQVITYLVSNAYSVHHWNAIKVNIKKVIFLSSVFVFSILILFSYKPEFFISIFDPKKKFTEFAAAVFPLMSMLVLFDVVQLVLSAALRGAANVRIVMWARMGTFLLYFIPVSYLFAQVTVLNPMIKFLCIYGSFYLGNAVMSLIYIWRLRGEDWKKESIN; this is encoded by the coding sequence ATGTCCAAAATACAAGAAGCTAGCCCGAAAAAAAAGTTATTGAAAAGCTATTATGATGGGATCGTTGATACAGAAAATGGCGGCGAAACCTATGGCACTATTTTAAAATATTTTATTCCAGAATTCATCACTTCGCTTTTGCTTTATGCAATAATTCCTCTCATTGATGCACGATGGATAGCTGGCCTTAAATCCACTTCATTGTATGCGACCGTGGGCGTGACCAACACTCTTATACATTTTATAGTTAAAGCGGCTGAGGGGTTTTCGGTAGGTACCGTTATCGTTGCCGGGCAATACAATGGTTTAAGTGAATATAAAGAAGTAGGCCGATCGTTGTCTGCTGCTTTTTGGGTGACCGCTATCTTCGGTACCCTTATTTCAGCTGGATTATATGCAGGCGCTTATTGGATCTATTGGCTCTATGGTGTGCCAGAAAAAATGATCATGCTCGGTATTCCGTTTTTGAGAACCCGCGCAATCGGCATATTCTTTATGTTTATGTTTTTTGCATTTATTGGTTTTTTACGCGGAATAAAAAAGCCGCGCATTCCTATGCAAATATTTATTGTGGGTGCTATTACATTTCTTTTTTTCGATTATGTTCTTATCAACGGTGTCTGGGGATTTCCCGCATTAGGATTACAGGGCTCAGCAATTGCTTCGGTAATTCAATATGGCGTAATGCTCTTACTCGCGATCACCTACGTTGTGGTAAATCCGGATAATCGTAAGTATGGTATTTCGATTATGAAAGATATCACTAACCACGAACGCATGATCGATATTATCAAACTCAGTTGGCCGGTCGTTTTAGATAAAACGCTTTTTGCCGCAGCCTATATTTGGCTTGGATTTCTCATTAATCCTATGGGTAAATACGCTATTGCCAGTTATAGCGTGATAAAAGATTTAGAGCGTTTGGCAATTCAGCCGGCAGCAGCCTTTGCGCAAGTAATTACCTACTTGGTAAGTAACGCATACAGCGTGCATCATTGGAATGCTATTAAGGTAAATATTAAAAAAGTTATTTTCTTATCGTCGGTTTTCGTTTTTTCTATCTTGATTCTTTTTTCTTATAAGCCTGAATTTTTCATCTCTATTTTTGACCCAAAAAAGAAATTTACTGAATTTGCAGCTGCGGTTTTCCCTCTCATGAGCATGCTTGTTCTTTTTGATGTTGTTCAGCTTGTTCTTTCTGCTGCATTGCGCGGTGCTGCAAACGTGCGCATTGTTATGTGGGCTCGCATGGGGACCTTTTTACTTTATTTTATTCCGGTCTCGTATCTTTTTGCTCAGGTTACTGTTCTGAATCCTATGATAAAATTCTTGTGCATCTATGGCTCTTTTTATTTAGGAAACGCAGTTATGAGTCTCATCTATATCTGGCGCTTGAGAGGCGAAGATTGGAAAAAAGAGTCGATCAACTAA
- a CDS encoding orotidine 5'-phosphate decarboxylase produces the protein MKLQIAFDMTDLEKAVSIATAVAPYASILEIGSLLLLKHGVKAVETFREVFPDKILLADAKIVDRGKHAVTLLAQAGADWITVMAGTTKDVIHSASTTAHEFNKSVMLDLLDSCSLGQSALEAKSIGVNALLFHRPYEQREEAFALADKWEMVRGNTNLPIFISGRITKDSIDKIKAINPDGLIIGKPITDAASPEDEAKFFFDAFNG, from the coding sequence ATGAAATTACAGATTGCTTTTGATATGACCGATTTAGAAAAGGCGGTATCGATCGCAACTGCGGTAGCACCGTATGCGTCAATACTTGAAATAGGATCATTGTTATTACTCAAGCATGGAGTCAAAGCTGTAGAAACATTTCGAGAAGTCTTTCCAGATAAAATTCTTCTGGCAGATGCAAAGATTGTTGATCGTGGCAAACACGCTGTTACCCTACTCGCTCAAGCGGGTGCTGATTGGATTACAGTAATGGCGGGAACAACAAAAGATGTTATTCACTCTGCCTCAACAACCGCACACGAATTTAATAAATCGGTAATGCTCGATTTACTTGATTCATGCTCGCTTGGCCAATCGGCGCTTGAAGCAAAAAGCATAGGCGTTAACGCTTTGCTTTTTCATCGGCCGTATGAACAGCGCGAAGAAGCTTTTGCATTAGCGGATAAGTGGGAAATGGTTCGCGGTAATACTAATTTACCAATTTTCATTTCGGGACGCATTACCAAAGATTCGATCGATAAAATAAAAGCTATCAATCCTGATGGCCTTATTATTGGAAAACCAATTACGGACGCAGCTTCCCCTGAAGACGAAGCGAAATTCTTTTTCGATGCGTTTAATGGATAA
- the rsmG gene encoding 16S rRNA (guanine(527)-N(7))-methyltransferase RsmG: MINENILASDADKQLFQEFVRNERLSESQAEQFKAYLGLLIEWNEKFNITALTSVSEIISFHFKDSLALDKFINLEEISMIADVGTGGGFPGIPLKIRYPHLAIQLIEVNQKKVQFLTMIAQTLGLSNVQTSDLDWRTFLRKTNYPIDLFVSRASLAPEELIRLFKGDSPYQKARMVYWASMHWHASSKEAPLIEEEHSYKIDHKSRRLIFFKKTDVR, encoded by the coding sequence ATGATCAATGAGAATATTTTAGCGTCCGATGCTGATAAACAACTCTTTCAAGAGTTTGTAAGAAATGAACGACTTTCCGAGTCACAAGCTGAGCAATTTAAGGCTTATTTAGGGCTTCTTATTGAATGGAATGAAAAATTTAATATTACTGCCCTCACTTCGGTCTCTGAAATCATAAGTTTCCATTTCAAAGATTCACTCGCATTGGATAAATTCATTAATTTAGAAGAAATCTCGATGATTGCCGACGTTGGAACCGGCGGCGGCTTTCCGGGTATTCCGCTAAAAATTCGTTATCCGCATCTTGCGATCCAGTTGATCGAAGTAAACCAAAAAAAGGTTCAGTTCCTTACGATGATAGCACAAACGTTGGGGTTATCTAACGTGCAGACAAGCGATCTTGATTGGCGCACTTTCTTGAGAAAAACCAATTATCCGATAGATCTTTTTGTCTCGCGTGCATCACTGGCACCAGAAGAACTCATTCGTTTGTTTAAGGGGGACAGTCCGTATCAAAAAGCGCGAATGGTGTACTGGGCTTCGATGCATTGGCATGCGAGCTCTAAAGAAGCCCCTTTGATAGAAGAGGAACATTCATATAAGATCGATCATAAGTCTCGCAGATTAATTTTTTTCAAAAAAACTGATGTAAGATGA